A window of Thermosynechococcus sp. NK55a contains these coding sequences:
- a CDS encoding bile acid:sodium symporter family protein, translated as MSRSEWLTSLFPLWVMLTAIVALVYPPLFLWVSSDLIVWILMIVMLGMGITLSWQEFQAVGLMPRTVALGFVGQYVIMPTAGWLVAQLYQLPTPFAVGLILVACCPGGTASNVVTFIARAHVALSVVMTLCSTLAAIILTPLLTKLLAGQYVEVNALQLFWGTVQVVLLPIVIGLALNTKAPNLVKKVLPISPLISVLGICVICGGVFAASAKAILSHGLQLLAAVVSLHSLGFLGGYYLARAVGYSERTCRTIAIEVGMQNSGLGVALARQAFANPLTAVPCAISGVVHSLIGSLLAGIWRWQQGAAAVPKI; from the coding sequence ATGTCCCGCTCCGAATGGTTGACCAGCCTATTCCCGCTTTGGGTAATGCTTACGGCAATTGTGGCGCTAGTGTATCCACCCCTATTTTTGTGGGTCAGCAGCGATCTCATTGTCTGGATCTTGATGATTGTCATGCTGGGGATGGGAATCACGCTGAGTTGGCAGGAGTTCCAGGCCGTGGGGTTAATGCCTCGCACGGTTGCCCTCGGATTTGTTGGCCAGTACGTGATTATGCCGACGGCGGGATGGCTGGTTGCACAGCTATATCAATTGCCCACGCCCTTTGCCGTAGGACTAATTTTAGTCGCTTGCTGCCCTGGTGGAACGGCCTCCAATGTGGTGACGTTTATTGCCCGTGCCCATGTGGCGTTGTCAGTCGTCATGACCCTTTGCTCAACGCTGGCAGCGATTATTTTGACACCCCTATTAACCAAGCTACTGGCAGGTCAATACGTTGAAGTAAACGCCCTGCAACTATTTTGGGGCACAGTCCAAGTGGTATTGCTGCCCATTGTGATCGGCTTAGCTTTGAATACCAAAGCCCCCAACTTGGTGAAAAAAGTGCTCCCTATTTCTCCCTTGATTTCAGTTTTGGGCATTTGTGTCATCTGTGGTGGCGTGTTTGCAGCAAGTGCCAAGGCAATTCTCAGTCATGGTTTGCAACTGTTGGCAGCTGTTGTGTCCCTCCACAGTTTGGGCTTTCTTGGCGGCTACTATCTTGCTCGAGCTGTGGGCTATTCAGAGCGCACCTGTCGGACAATCGCCATCGAGGTGGGCATGCAAAACTCTGGGCTAGGGGTGGCGTTAGCGCGGCAAGCCTTTGCAAATCCCCTCACTGCAGTACCCTGTGCGATTTCGGGGGTGGTGCATTCCCTAATTGGCAGTCTCTTGGCGGGTATTTGGCGGTGGCAGCAGGGAGCAGCAGCTGTTCCAAAAATCTGA
- a CDS encoding MotA/TolQ/ExbB proton channel family protein gives MTASSPISTTTAPSLTPVPVPRWDLTVPLWLALAIAAVATVILYIFFLPFQGTYLGQLLLNRGWTQPVAVFFAWTVLVFTILKAIALFQQTPSLRQIWIPANYPFTAMRDILQLQQTLAQRRTLLPNRCARVLGAFLSSGQREIAVEAAAEDSGSAAAATDASYTIPRVLVWAIPLLGFIGTVVGISQAVSGFSSFLETAQDVNQIKEGIGGVTTGLAVAFDTTLVALVLSVLVMIPMVIIERWENKLLLQIDTYINDQLLPRLPVTNMTAGVDGEPLQQVIQETIRTALPTEEKLQKLLENLNQLALTVIRDRQQFVATLEERQQQSIEQFERLVTQIQHSQRELRAQVNQEQTAIAQELRQQSQYMAQLLAESDRTLQQRLQLLETLNQALQALADTGNLQLLLDRLNDTLGHLQPVLRQLAQPRRMMLVEQPGSLEGGDRPL, from the coding sequence ATGACAGCTTCTTCTCCCATTTCGACAACAACTGCGCCTTCCCTGACCCCAGTACCAGTACCCCGCTGGGATCTCACTGTTCCGCTGTGGTTGGCGCTGGCGATCGCTGCCGTTGCCACGGTCATCCTCTACATTTTCTTTTTGCCCTTTCAGGGCACCTACCTTGGCCAACTGCTTCTCAATCGCGGCTGGACGCAACCCGTGGCTGTCTTTTTTGCGTGGACGGTTTTGGTGTTTACAATTTTGAAGGCGATTGCTCTGTTTCAACAGACCCCCAGCCTGCGTCAAATCTGGATCCCCGCCAACTACCCCTTCACCGCGATGCGGGATATTTTGCAATTGCAGCAAACCCTTGCCCAACGGCGGACGCTCCTTCCCAATCGCTGTGCTCGTGTTTTAGGGGCATTTCTCAGTAGTGGCCAGCGGGAGATTGCTGTTGAAGCCGCCGCAGAAGACAGTGGCAGTGCCGCAGCCGCCACCGATGCCTCCTATACGATTCCCCGGGTTCTAGTCTGGGCAATTCCCCTGTTGGGTTTTATTGGCACGGTGGTGGGGATTAGCCAAGCGGTCAGTGGCTTTTCCAGCTTTTTGGAGACAGCTCAGGACGTGAACCAAATCAAGGAGGGGATTGGTGGTGTGACGACGGGGCTAGCGGTGGCCTTTGATACTACCCTTGTAGCCTTAGTGCTGAGTGTGCTGGTGATGATCCCAATGGTAATCATTGAACGCTGGGAGAATAAGTTGCTGCTGCAAATTGACACCTACATTAACGATCAACTGCTGCCCCGCCTCCCCGTTACGAATATGACCGCAGGGGTGGATGGTGAACCCCTCCAACAAGTGATTCAGGAAACTATTCGCACGGCGTTGCCCACAGAAGAAAAGCTACAAAAACTGTTGGAGAACTTAAATCAACTGGCCCTTACTGTGATCAGGGATCGGCAGCAATTTGTGGCTACGCTCGAGGAGCGGCAGCAACAGTCCATTGAGCAGTTTGAGCGCCTTGTAACCCAGATTCAGCACAGCCAAAGGGAACTGCGGGCGCAGGTCAACCAGGAACAGACCGCCATTGCCCAAGAACTGCGGCAACAGAGCCAGTACATGGCCCAACTTTTGGCCGAGAGCGATCGCACCCTGCAACAGCGGTTACAACTGTTAGAAACCCTCAACCAAGCCCTGCAGGCCCTCGCGGATACAGGGAATCTGCAACTGCTTCTCGATCGCCTCAACGACACGCTGGGGCATCTGCAACCCGTATTACGGCAACTGGCACAGCCCCGACGAATGATGCTGGTGGAGCAACCCGGCTCCTTGGAGGGGGGCGATCGCCCGCTTTAG
- the urtE gene encoding urea ABC transporter ATP-binding subunit UrtE translates to MLRIRGLNVYYGESHILRDIDLSVPPGKMVCLIGRNGVGKTTLLKTVIGLIKPRSGQLDCQGESLLPLRPDQRAKLGIGYVPQGREIIPRLTVKENLLLGLEARPRQRAKQEISEEIFELFPILKKMLHRMGGDLSGGQQQQLAIARALMGEPKLLLLDEPTEGIQPSIILEIEAAVRRIIAARGISVLLVEQHLHFVREADWYYAMQKGGIVASGPTSDLSQEVIQRFLAV, encoded by the coding sequence ATGCTGCGCATTCGTGGCCTCAATGTCTATTACGGCGAAAGCCATATCCTGCGGGATATTGACCTGAGTGTGCCCCCTGGCAAAATGGTGTGCCTCATTGGCCGTAATGGCGTCGGCAAAACCACACTCCTGAAAACAGTCATTGGCCTGATCAAGCCCCGCAGTGGCCAGCTGGACTGTCAAGGAGAATCTCTCTTGCCGTTGCGTCCGGATCAGCGAGCCAAGCTGGGAATTGGCTATGTACCTCAAGGACGGGAAATTATTCCCCGGTTGACGGTGAAGGAGAATCTCCTCCTTGGCTTGGAGGCGCGTCCCCGTCAGCGGGCAAAACAGGAGATTTCAGAGGAAATTTTTGAACTCTTTCCTATCCTGAAGAAAATGCTCCACCGCATGGGGGGAGATCTCAGCGGTGGGCAGCAGCAACAGTTGGCGATCGCTCGCGCCCTAATGGGAGAACCCAAACTGCTTTTGCTGGATGAACCCACCGAAGGCATTCAACCCTCGATCATCCTTGAGATTGAGGCGGCGGTTCGTCGCATTATTGCCGCCCGAGGCATTTCTGTTCTCCTAGTGGAACAGCACCTCCACTTTGTCCGTGAGGCGGACTGGTACTATGCAATGCAAAAGGGGGGCATTGTTGCCTCTGGCCCTACCAGTGATCTCAGCCAAGAGGTGATTCAGCGGTTCCTCGCGGTCTAG
- the urtD gene encoding urea ABC transporter ATP-binding protein UrtD: protein MTPILEIEDLTVSFDGFNALNHLSFQMQAGELRVIIGPNGAGKTTFLDVITGKVKPTQGRVLFKGRNLRRYSEDQIARMGIGRKFQTPRVYLNLTVQENLELAVARRKSVLAMLFQPLSREERDRLHSLIDTIDTIGLRPKANFPAGLLSHGEKQWLEIGMLVAQSPDLLLVDEPVAGLTDEETHLTGELLVALAESHSIIVIEHDMEFVRQIARTVTVLHEGSVLCEGSIETVQNDPRVIEVYLGAPLEESDLAQQP, encoded by the coding sequence ATGACACCTATCCTTGAGATTGAGGATCTCACCGTTAGCTTTGATGGTTTCAATGCCCTAAATCATCTCTCGTTTCAGATGCAGGCGGGGGAACTACGGGTGATTATTGGCCCCAATGGTGCTGGTAAAACCACGTTCCTCGATGTGATTACGGGCAAAGTCAAGCCGACACAGGGGCGAGTGCTCTTCAAAGGGCGCAATCTGCGTCGCTATAGCGAAGATCAAATTGCCCGTATGGGCATTGGTCGCAAGTTTCAAACTCCCCGCGTCTATCTCAACCTAACAGTGCAGGAAAATTTGGAGTTAGCAGTAGCCCGCCGTAAGAGTGTCTTGGCAATGCTGTTTCAGCCACTGTCCCGCGAGGAGCGCGATCGCTTGCACAGCTTGATTGATACCATTGATACCATTGGTCTGCGGCCAAAAGCTAACTTTCCGGCAGGACTCCTCTCCCATGGTGAAAAGCAGTGGCTAGAAATTGGCATGCTGGTGGCACAATCCCCCGATTTGCTATTGGTGGATGAACCGGTGGCAGGTCTCACGGATGAGGAGACCCACCTAACGGGAGAGCTTCTAGTGGCCCTGGCCGAAAGCCACTCCATTATTGTCATTGAGCACGATATGGAGTTTGTCCGCCAAATTGCTCGCACGGTTACGGTTCTCCATGAGGGCTCGGTACTTTGCGAAGGTTCTATTGAAACCGTACAAAATGATCCCCGCGTGATTGAAGTCTATTTAGGTGCTCCCCTCGAAGAATCCGACTTAGCACAACAACCATGA
- the urtC gene encoding urea ABC transporter permease subunit UrtC has translation MPKLSQFFFPKDRLSGRELIVVAILALILIFVMPPLLPGFRLDLLHRYLALAIVALGIDLIWGFTGLLSLGHGIFFALGGYAIAMHLKLQVPTTAPSPLPDFMSLYGVTELPWFWYPFYSFAFAVAAVVLIPALLAALLGYLVFRNRIRGVYFSILTQAAIIVFFNFFNGQQKLFNGTNGLTDFQTLLGFPVRNAQTQYWFYVITVIFLALAYLLCRCLTMGRFGRLLVAIRDDEVRVRFSGYNPTSYKVLVFAISAALAGIGGAFFTLRTGIISPRAMDIAFSIEMVIWVAVGGRATLIGAVLGALLVNFARSLLSEQFADIWLFFQGALFLIVVLALPTGIVGWLRTEAPNLIAKLLGRPQPVATYPELEFDPEVQYERQVLEQEGK, from the coding sequence ATGCCTAAGCTATCGCAGTTCTTTTTTCCGAAAGATCGCCTCAGTGGTCGCGAGTTAATCGTGGTGGCTATCCTTGCTTTGATCCTGATTTTCGTGATGCCACCTCTGTTGCCGGGGTTTCGCTTGGATTTGCTGCACCGCTATCTGGCTCTGGCGATTGTGGCTTTGGGGATTGATCTGATTTGGGGGTTTACGGGGTTGCTCAGCCTTGGTCATGGCATTTTCTTTGCTTTGGGGGGGTACGCGATCGCCATGCATTTGAAACTACAGGTACCCACCACTGCCCCTAGTCCACTGCCGGACTTTATGTCCCTCTACGGGGTCACGGAGTTGCCGTGGTTTTGGTATCCCTTCTATTCCTTTGCCTTTGCTGTCGCAGCAGTGGTGCTGATCCCAGCCCTATTGGCGGCACTCTTAGGGTACCTTGTCTTCCGCAACCGCATCCGAGGGGTCTATTTCTCTATCCTTACTCAGGCAGCCATCATCGTCTTTTTTAACTTCTTTAATGGTCAGCAAAAACTTTTTAACGGCACCAATGGCCTGACGGATTTTCAAACCCTGCTGGGGTTCCCTGTGCGCAATGCCCAGACCCAGTATTGGTTCTATGTCATAACAGTAATTTTCTTGGCCTTGGCCTATCTTCTTTGCCGTTGTCTGACAATGGGACGCTTTGGCCGCCTACTGGTTGCTATTCGCGATGATGAAGTCCGCGTCCGTTTTTCAGGATACAATCCGACCAGTTATAAGGTACTCGTTTTTGCTATTTCCGCTGCCTTGGCAGGGATCGGTGGCGCTTTCTTTACCCTGCGCACAGGCATCATTTCACCACGAGCGATGGACATTGCCTTCTCAATTGAGATGGTGATCTGGGTGGCGGTTGGCGGCCGTGCCACCCTCATTGGAGCCGTGCTGGGAGCACTCTTGGTCAACTTTGCCCGCAGTCTGTTGAGTGAGCAATTTGCCGATATTTGGCTCTTTTTTCAAGGGGCACTGTTTTTAATTGTGGTGTTGGCACTACCTACGGGAATTGTTGGCTGGCTGCGCACCGAAGCCCCCAACCTGATTGCGAAACTCTTGGGGCGACCGCAACCCGTGGCAACATATCCAGAGTTGGAGTTTGATCCTGAGGTGCAATATGAGCGTCAAGTTCTCGAGCAGGAGGGCAAATAA
- a CDS encoding ABC transporter permease subunit, translating into MTFLLESVFNGMSIGAVLLLTALGLAIVFGIMGVINLAHGELMMLGAYTTLVVQNGFRQLGEGWFDAYLLIAVPLAFAVAAGIGVVLERGVIRYLYGRPLETLLATWGVSLILQQLVRSISWQMTLQIALFCLLFFGGRWLLSKRAIAPRWQAWVSPVLLVLSFGISLTASLVAGGTVGLAMTKPWFGAQGVDVTAPSWLRRGVNLWGVQFPFVRLFIIALTVVCLAAIYFFLLRSQWGLRIRAVTQNRSMSACLGIPTQTVDTLTFALGSGLAGVAGCAISLLGSVSPNTGQNYIVEAFMVVVVGGVGKIVGSIVAALGIGFVNYVIGSGLMTRFLEPQTALFDFFEFFASTSMARVMVFILIIAFLQLRPAGLFPQKGRMVDA; encoded by the coding sequence ATGACCTTTTTGCTAGAAAGTGTCTTCAATGGCATGAGTATCGGTGCGGTGTTGCTGTTAACCGCACTGGGGCTGGCGATTGTTTTTGGCATTATGGGCGTGATTAACCTTGCCCACGGCGAACTGATGATGCTGGGAGCCTACACTACCCTCGTGGTACAAAATGGCTTCCGTCAATTGGGGGAGGGTTGGTTTGATGCCTATCTATTAATAGCAGTGCCCTTAGCCTTTGCCGTGGCAGCGGGGATCGGTGTCGTTCTTGAGCGGGGAGTCATTCGCTATCTCTATGGTCGCCCCCTTGAAACCCTCTTGGCCACTTGGGGTGTGAGTTTGATCCTGCAACAGTTGGTGCGCAGTATAAGTTGGCAGATGACGCTGCAGATCGCCCTCTTTTGTCTGCTCTTCTTTGGTGGCCGCTGGCTCCTCTCTAAACGGGCGATCGCTCCCCGTTGGCAGGCTTGGGTATCGCCAGTGTTACTGGTGCTCTCTTTCGGGATTAGCCTGACGGCTAGCCTCGTGGCTGGGGGCACGGTGGGCCTGGCAATGACGAAGCCCTGGTTTGGTGCTCAGGGGGTGGATGTGACCGCTCCCAGTTGGCTGCGGAGAGGAGTGAATCTTTGGGGGGTGCAGTTTCCCTTTGTGCGCCTCTTTATTATTGCCCTGACGGTGGTGTGTCTGGCGGCGATTTACTTCTTTCTTCTGCGATCGCAATGGGGCCTACGGATTCGCGCCGTAACTCAAAACCGCAGTATGAGTGCCTGCTTGGGTATTCCCACCCAAACGGTTGATACCCTCACCTTTGCCCTTGGCTCTGGTCTAGCGGGAGTAGCAGGCTGTGCCATTAGCCTTTTGGGTTCTGTGAGCCCCAATACGGGTCAGAACTACATTGTTGAAGCCTTCATGGTTGTTGTCGTGGGGGGAGTCGGTAAAATTGTCGGTTCGATTGTGGCTGCCCTTGGCATTGGCTTTGTCAACTATGTCATTGGTTCGGGGTTGATGACCCGCTTTCTTGAACCGCAAACAGCACTGTTTGACTTCTTTGAATTTTTTGCTAGTACCAGCATGGCACGGGTGATGGTCTTCATCCTGATTATTGCTTTCCTACAACTGCGTCCCGCTGGTCTTTTTCCACAAAAAGGACGGATGGTCGATGCCTAA
- the urtA gene encoding urea ABC transporter substrate-binding protein: MAQQFGLGRRKFLVYGSAALGTSLLIKGCAPATETGGGGQPTAAGGDTIKVGILHSLSGTMAISEKSVVDATQLAIEQINQAGGVLGKQIQPILEDGASDWPTFAEKATKLIDQDKVVAVFGCWTSASRKAVLPVFESKNHMLWYPVQYEGQECSKNIFYTGAAPNQQIEPAVDWLLQNKGKKFFLVGSDYVFPRTANTIIKAQLAAKGGETVGEDYLPLGNTEVTPIITRIRNALPDGGVIFNTLNGDSNVAFFKQLQGAGLTPDKYPTMSVSIAEEEVQAIGVEYLKGQYAAWNYFMTVDTPENKSFVEAFKAKFGQNRVTNDPMEAAYIAVHLWKQAVEQAGTADDLEKVRQAAIGQTFNAPEGPVKMFPNHHISKTVRIGEVGEDGLFKIVYSTPQPVDPLPWNQFVPETKGFACDWTRTDVDNPGKFKAGGA; this comes from the coding sequence ATGGCTCAACAATTTGGACTTGGACGCCGGAAATTTTTAGTCTATGGCTCAGCCGCATTGGGAACGAGCCTTCTGATTAAAGGGTGTGCTCCAGCTACAGAAACCGGAGGTGGTGGACAACCAACCGCCGCTGGTGGTGACACTATTAAAGTGGGGATTTTGCATTCTTTAAGTGGCACCATGGCCATTAGTGAAAAGAGTGTGGTGGATGCTACCCAACTGGCCATTGAGCAAATCAACCAAGCGGGGGGGGTTCTGGGCAAGCAGATTCAACCTATTCTGGAGGATGGGGCATCTGACTGGCCGACCTTTGCCGAAAAAGCCACGAAATTAATCGATCAAGATAAAGTGGTAGCGGTTTTTGGCTGCTGGACTTCTGCTTCTCGGAAAGCAGTACTGCCGGTTTTTGAATCCAAGAATCACATGCTTTGGTACCCTGTGCAGTACGAAGGTCAAGAGTGCTCGAAAAACATTTTTTACACGGGTGCCGCTCCCAACCAGCAAATCGAACCTGCCGTAGATTGGCTCCTGCAAAACAAGGGTAAGAAATTTTTCTTAGTGGGCTCAGACTACGTCTTTCCCCGCACGGCCAACACAATTATCAAGGCACAACTGGCGGCTAAAGGTGGTGAAACAGTGGGTGAAGACTATCTGCCCTTGGGTAACACCGAAGTCACGCCCATCATTACTCGCATTCGCAATGCCTTGCCCGATGGCGGTGTGATTTTCAACACCCTCAACGGCGATAGCAATGTGGCCTTCTTTAAGCAGTTGCAGGGAGCAGGTCTGACACCAGATAAATACCCAACGATGTCCGTCAGTATTGCTGAGGAAGAGGTTCAAGCCATTGGCGTTGAGTACCTCAAGGGGCAGTATGCTGCTTGGAACTACTTTATGACTGTGGATACCCCTGAAAATAAATCGTTTGTCGAGGCCTTCAAAGCGAAGTTTGGCCAAAACCGCGTCACCAATGATCCAATGGAGGCCGCCTACATTGCCGTTCACCTCTGGAAACAGGCCGTGGAACAGGCAGGCACAGCTGACGATTTGGAAAAAGTGCGCCAAGCTGCCATTGGCCAGACGTTTAATGCCCCGGAAGGTCCCGTGAAGATGTTCCCGAACCACCACATTTCCAAAACAGTGCGCATTGGTGAGGTGGGTGAAGATGGTCTCTTTAAGATTGTTTACTCCACACCCCAGCCCGTGGATCCACTGCCTTGGAACCAGTTTGTGCCGGAAACCAAGGGTTTCGCCTGCGATTGGACGCGCACTGATGTGGATAACCCCGGCAAATTTAAGGCTGGGGGGGCTTGA
- a CDS encoding histidine triad nucleotide-binding protein yields MTTETIFSRILRREIPADIVHEDELCLAFRDINPQAPVHILVIPKKPIPQLSLAEPEDHRVLGHLLLTAKRIAEAEGLTNGYRVVINNGPDGGQTVYHLHLHLLGGRPMQWPPG; encoded by the coding sequence ATGACCACGGAAACCATTTTTAGCCGCATCCTTCGCCGCGAGATTCCTGCGGACATTGTCCATGAAGATGAGCTGTGTCTGGCCTTTCGCGACATCAACCCCCAAGCCCCTGTACATATTCTGGTGATCCCCAAAAAGCCGATTCCCCAACTAAGCCTGGCAGAACCTGAAGATCACCGCGTGCTGGGGCACCTGCTGCTGACTGCGAAACGCATTGCCGAGGCAGAGGGTCTAACGAATGGCTATCGCGTTGTCATTAACAATGGTCCCGACGGTGGGCAAACAGTCTATCATCTGCACTTACACTTGTTGGGTGGGCGACCCATGCAATGGCCACCGGGCTAA
- the ispG gene encoding (E)-4-hydroxy-3-methylbut-2-enyl-diphosphate synthase has protein sequence MQTLPSPVQATPTETAIVRRKTRPVPIGSVIIGGGHPVAVQSMINEDTLDIEGSVAAIRRLHEIGCEIVRVTVPSLAHAKAMEEIRDRLYKTYKPVPLVADVHHNGMKIALEVAKYVDNVRINPGLYVFEKPKPNRTEYTQAEFEEIGAKIRETLEPLVISLRDQGKSMRIGVNHGSLAERMLFTYGDTPEGMVESALEFIRICESLNFYNLEISLKASRVPVMIAANRLMVKRMDELGMDYPLHLGVTEAGDGEYGRIKSTAGIATLLAEGIGDTIRVSLTEAPEKEIPVCYGILQALGLRRTMVEYVACPSCGRTLFNLEEVLHKVREATKHLTGLNIAVMGCIVNGPGEMADADYGYVGKQPGYISLYRGREEVKKVPEAEGVAALVELIKADGRWVDP, from the coding sequence ATGCAAACGCTGCCGAGTCCTGTTCAAGCTACTCCGACAGAAACCGCCATTGTCCGTCGCAAAACCCGTCCAGTGCCCATTGGCTCTGTCATCATTGGGGGCGGTCATCCCGTGGCGGTGCAGTCAATGATCAATGAAGACACGCTAGATATTGAAGGCTCAGTGGCCGCCATTCGTCGTCTCCATGAAATTGGCTGTGAAATTGTGCGGGTGACAGTACCCAGCCTTGCCCATGCCAAGGCCATGGAAGAGATTCGCGATCGCCTCTACAAAACCTACAAACCTGTGCCCCTTGTTGCCGATGTCCACCACAACGGCATGAAAATTGCCCTTGAAGTTGCCAAGTATGTGGACAATGTACGCATCAATCCGGGGCTCTACGTCTTTGAGAAACCCAAGCCCAATCGCACTGAATATACCCAAGCGGAATTTGAGGAAATTGGTGCCAAAATTCGCGAAACCCTTGAGCCACTGGTGATCTCGCTGCGCGATCAGGGCAAATCCATGCGCATTGGCGTCAATCACGGTTCCCTTGCTGAGCGGATGCTCTTTACCTATGGCGATACCCCAGAAGGAATGGTGGAATCGGCCCTGGAATTTATCCGCATCTGCGAGTCGTTGAACTTCTACAACCTGGAAATTTCCCTCAAGGCCTCACGGGTACCGGTGATGATTGCTGCCAACCGCCTGATGGTCAAGCGCATGGACGAACTGGGCATGGACTACCCCCTCCACTTGGGCGTCACCGAAGCTGGGGATGGCGAGTATGGCCGCATCAAATCCACCGCAGGCATTGCCACCCTCCTTGCCGAAGGGATTGGCGACACAATTCGTGTGTCCCTCACTGAAGCTCCCGAAAAAGAAATTCCGGTTTGCTACGGCATTTTGCAAGCCTTGGGCCTGCGGCGAACCATGGTGGAGTATGTGGCCTGTCCCTCCTGTGGGCGGACGCTCTTTAACCTTGAGGAAGTGCTGCACAAAGTCCGTGAAGCTACCAAACACCTGACGGGTCTGAATATTGCCGTCATGGGCTGCATTGTCAATGGGCCGGGGGAAATGGCCGACGCCGACTATGGCTATGTGGGCAAACAGCCGGGCTACATCTCCCTCTATCGCGGCCGTGAGGAAGTTAAGAAAGTCCCAGAAGCGGAAGGCGTGGCTGCCCTTGTGGAATTAATCAAGGCCGATGGCCGCTGGGTTGATCCCTAA
- a CDS encoding helix-turn-helix domain-containing protein, translated as MRSQRAFAAELGISYTCLQKWENMVSFPNTANLLKLSRVFGFNNLESFMAYLNETEVTYPEEEQLVAEILGKLRHLPPARAIQLLETALELLKAAANSKGDA; from the coding sequence ATGCGCAGTCAACGTGCCTTTGCCGCTGAGTTAGGAATCTCCTATACCTGCTTGCAAAAATGGGAAAATATGGTGTCATTTCCAAATACCGCAAACCTGTTAAAGTTAAGTCGGGTTTTTGGCTTTAATAATTTAGAGAGCTTTATGGCCTACCTCAATGAAACGGAAGTCACCTATCCAGAAGAAGAACAACTGGTGGCTGAGATTCTTGGCAAATTGCGTCACTTACCTCCGGCTAGGGCAATTCAGTTGCTGGAAACAGCCTTAGAGTTGTTAAAGGCTGCTGCTAATAGCAAAGGGGACGCTTGA
- a CDS encoding helix-turn-helix domain-containing protein, with product MHPEDIKAELRKRGWNGAKIGKKLGVSRHCVSAVIHGRSRSAMVEKEIATILNKPLYVVFPDYYSYQPPSD from the coding sequence ATGCATCCCGAGGACATCAAGGCAGAACTGCGGAAGCGGGGTTGGAATGGTGCCAAAATTGGCAAAAAGCTAGGGGTTTCGCGCCACTGTGTATCGGCAGTGATTCATGGCCGCTCGCGCTCGGCAATGGTTGAAAAGGAAATAGCAACGATTCTTAACAAGCCCCTTTACGTTGTTTTTCCCGATTACTACAGTTACCAACCGCCTTCGGATTAG
- a CDS encoding GGDEF domain-containing protein, with protein MTDTLAEYIRLFPEPIAIVNGSGEILAINDGASLFWQRHTQELIGESLALLLQQSQEQVQGWLKLCQGNAQMLAAHFPVPQPEGNHWVLEGVGVNLHDEPVILTRIVPSFSHNQQLLARQLQQLQRELARQIALVKELQQCQQALEQEKQHLQSLAEQDALTGLGNRRFFDAALNRLWQQTQAEGQALTVALIDIDDFKAYNDCCGHLAGDRVLQQVAQTLKAHLRSNDVIARYGGEEFALVLPYVSAGAALQILERMLHHVRELKIPQADTAHHRYITVSAGLCFVPAGESQSTLTEMLAIADTALYQAKKQGRDRAILLEWSQEAVPRPRCWDTSWRSPPPPLG; from the coding sequence ATGACGGACACACTTGCTGAGTATATTCGCCTTTTTCCGGAGCCGATCGCGATCGTCAACGGTAGCGGTGAAATTCTAGCGATCAACGATGGTGCTTCACTTTTTTGGCAGCGGCATACCCAAGAATTAATTGGTGAATCCCTCGCACTGCTGCTCCAGCAATCGCAGGAGCAGGTACAGGGATGGTTAAAGCTGTGCCAAGGGAATGCCCAGATGTTGGCTGCCCATTTTCCGGTTCCCCAGCCTGAAGGAAATCACTGGGTCCTTGAAGGCGTTGGTGTCAATCTGCATGATGAACCCGTTATTTTGACACGGATTGTGCCTAGCTTTTCCCACAATCAGCAGTTACTCGCTCGCCAGTTGCAGCAACTACAGAGGGAATTGGCTCGGCAAATCGCCCTTGTGAAGGAATTGCAGCAATGCCAACAAGCCCTAGAGCAGGAAAAACAGCACCTCCAGAGCCTTGCGGAACAGGATGCCTTGACAGGGTTAGGCAATCGTCGCTTTTTTGACGCGGCACTGAATCGTCTCTGGCAACAGACTCAAGCCGAAGGTCAGGCTTTGACGGTGGCACTGATTGATATTGATGACTTCAAAGCCTATAACGACTGCTGTGGTCATTTGGCGGGCGATCGCGTCCTACAACAGGTGGCTCAAACCCTTAAGGCCCATTTGCGCTCCAACGATGTCATTGCCCGTTATGGGGGTGAGGAGTTTGCCCTTGTACTCCCCTATGTTTCCGCTGGCGCGGCTCTACAAATCCTTGAACGGATGCTCCATCACGTGCGGGAACTGAAAATCCCCCAAGCAGACACGGCGCACCATCGCTACATAACAGTCAGTGCTGGGCTATGCTTTGTCCCTGCCGGGGAAAGTCAGAGCACCTTAACTGAGATGCTTGCCATTGCTGATACTGCGCTTTATCAGGCCAAAAAACAGGGGCGCGATCGCGCTATTCTTCTTGAATGGTCGCAAGAGGCTGTCCCTAGGCCTCGGTGTTGGGATACCAGTTGGCGATCGCCCCCACCTCCGCTAGGATAA